The following proteins come from a genomic window of Candidatus Protochlamydia phocaeensis:
- the rlmN gene encoding 23S rRNA (adenine(2503)-C(2))-methyltransferase RlmN: MDKQLSILSQTSHAFASWMRDRLGKGFQHAELVYEEWCRTGKLTGHHPAFKNAQALLQEIIALTDFSALSLSSEQTDGKTGKFLLKTTDGLEIESVLIPMQAGGTLCVSSQVGCRMGCAFCETGRMGLLRNLKPEEIVSQLFVARFLLNFSVRNIVFMGMGEPFDNYDAVIQAFRILTDPHGFGFGPNHLTISTSGCIDGIYRLMNENGPLPNLAVSLNAPTDELRCKLMPITRKYPLSMLYEAIKAFCSQTGRQVLIAYVLIKGQNDSLAHADQLAHYLRGLDVKINLIPYNPQSNDRYQPPEQPILEAFTAHLRNQGYYTLLRQTKGQKIMAACGQLGNLELKRRRAALPRLPVVE; this comes from the coding sequence GTGGATAAACAACTTTCTATCTTATCTCAAACTTCTCATGCCTTTGCTTCCTGGATGCGCGACCGATTGGGCAAGGGTTTCCAGCATGCCGAGCTCGTTTATGAAGAGTGGTGCCGAACCGGAAAATTGACGGGTCATCACCCTGCCTTCAAAAATGCCCAAGCCCTTTTGCAAGAGATCATTGCTCTGACGGACTTTTCTGCGCTTTCTTTATCATCTGAGCAGACAGACGGCAAGACGGGCAAATTTCTTCTTAAGACAACCGATGGCCTAGAAATCGAATCCGTTCTTATTCCCATGCAGGCCGGAGGAACATTATGCGTCTCCTCTCAAGTTGGCTGCCGCATGGGCTGTGCTTTTTGCGAAACCGGGCGCATGGGGCTTTTGCGCAATCTCAAGCCAGAAGAAATTGTCAGCCAATTATTCGTTGCCCGCTTCCTGCTAAATTTCTCTGTGCGCAATATTGTTTTCATGGGAATGGGAGAACCCTTTGACAACTACGATGCCGTTATCCAAGCCTTCCGCATCCTTACAGATCCGCATGGCTTTGGCTTTGGCCCGAATCACCTGACAATTTCTACCAGCGGATGCATCGACGGCATCTATCGCTTGATGAATGAGAATGGCCCGCTTCCCAATCTGGCCGTCTCGCTGAATGCGCCGACGGACGAGCTCCGCTGCAAGCTGATGCCCATTACGCGTAAGTATCCCTTATCGATGCTTTATGAAGCCATAAAAGCATTTTGCAGCCAGACAGGCAGACAGGTGCTCATTGCTTATGTGCTTATAAAAGGCCAGAATGATTCTTTAGCCCATGCGGACCAGCTCGCCCATTATCTGAGGGGCCTAGACGTTAAAATCAACTTAATTCCTTATAACCCGCAAAGCAACGACCGCTATCAGCCTCCAGAACAACCCATTCTAGAAGCCTTTACAGCTCATTTGCGCAACCAAGGTTACTATACATTGCTCCGCCAGACTAAAGGACAAAAGATCATGGCCGCCTGCGGGCAATTGGGCAACCTGGAATTGAAGCGCCGGCGCGCAGCCCTCCCTCGCTTGCCTGTCGTTGAGTAA
- the murJ gene encoding murein biosynthesis integral membrane protein MurJ: MKDSTHSIRQSAKRFFSGTLLSRIAGMLRDMAMAYAFGTQPAVSSFMVAFRLAHVCRRLFGEGALQSAFIPEFESLRHRSEQQAFAFFRDLAATLTVFLCLLILAGCLGIGALLQWGDLKASQQDLLFLTLLMLPSLLFICLFGLNASLLQCEKSYFTPSVAPVAFNGVWILAVLLLRPLEPASAMPLLACGVIFACLCQWLTTLPQTLFLLKRALSASFWQRLHVFSPDVRRMGKPLFLGIVGVAASQINNAVDPLFAYYAESEGPAMLWYAIRLQQLPLALFGIAIAGAILPPLSRALKAQDWERYRHFLNDALINTFTLMLPLTAALLVLGDSSVNFIYGRGDFTNESICGTTRCLWAYGIGLLPSSLVLILAPAFYAQGNYRLPALGSFLTMLINCFLNTLFITVFEWGAMSVALSTSFSAWVNLFLLGWSLYRQARLVFTPALVLHVAKTCLAALAAFLGTCLFRNYLQYTSLTTILWNEGPFFSRELSNQFFALTNSTACFAFLFFLSCWILRLSFASGSPLSEVSSPEAIQSN, from the coding sequence ATGAAAGATTCCACTCATTCGATTCGGCAATCGGCCAAGCGTTTTTTTTCGGGAACGTTATTGAGCCGAATAGCTGGCATGCTAAGAGACATGGCAATGGCTTATGCATTTGGCACTCAGCCTGCCGTTTCTTCCTTTATGGTCGCCTTCCGCTTAGCCCATGTCTGCCGGCGCCTTTTTGGAGAAGGAGCTCTCCAGTCTGCCTTTATTCCCGAATTTGAATCTTTGCGCCATCGATCAGAGCAACAGGCATTTGCTTTTTTTCGGGATTTAGCCGCTACGTTGACTGTTTTTTTATGCCTGCTTATTCTGGCCGGTTGCCTAGGGATTGGAGCCTTGCTGCAATGGGGGGACTTGAAAGCCTCTCAGCAAGATCTTCTTTTTCTTACTTTGCTCATGCTTCCCAGCCTTCTGTTTATTTGTTTATTTGGGCTTAATGCCTCCTTGCTGCAATGTGAAAAAAGCTATTTTACTCCCAGCGTCGCTCCAGTCGCTTTTAACGGGGTCTGGATTCTGGCAGTTTTACTTCTCAGGCCTTTAGAGCCCGCTAGCGCCATGCCTTTATTGGCTTGCGGCGTCATCTTCGCCTGCCTCTGCCAGTGGCTGACGACGCTGCCTCAAACGCTATTTCTCTTAAAACGCGCCTTATCGGCCTCTTTTTGGCAACGCCTGCATGTCTTTTCACCCGATGTGCGGCGCATGGGCAAGCCTCTTTTTTTGGGAATAGTGGGGGTCGCCGCCTCCCAAATCAACAATGCCGTCGATCCCTTGTTTGCCTATTATGCAGAATCAGAAGGACCAGCCATGCTCTGGTATGCCATCCGCCTCCAACAGCTACCTTTGGCACTGTTTGGAATCGCCATTGCAGGGGCAATCCTTCCCCCTCTTTCCAGAGCCCTGAAAGCGCAGGATTGGGAACGCTATCGCCATTTCCTCAATGACGCCCTAATCAATACGTTCACCCTTATGTTGCCTTTGACCGCTGCCCTTTTAGTCCTAGGGGATAGCAGCGTCAACTTCATTTATGGCAGAGGCGATTTTACAAACGAATCGATCTGTGGGACAACTCGTTGCCTGTGGGCATACGGCATTGGACTCCTCCCCTCTTCGCTTGTCCTGATTTTAGCTCCGGCCTTTTATGCTCAAGGCAATTATCGCCTTCCCGCTTTAGGGTCTTTTTTAACCATGCTCATCAATTGTTTTTTAAATACCCTTTTCATCACTGTTTTTGAATGGGGAGCGATGAGTGTCGCCTTGTCAACCAGTTTCAGCGCATGGGTCAATTTATTCCTTTTAGGCTGGTCCCTTTATAGGCAGGCACGCCTTGTCTTCACTCCAGCCCTCGTCCTTCATGTGGCAAAAACCTGCTTGGCCGCTTTGGCAGCCTTTCTGGGAACTTGCTTATTTAGAAATTATCTTCAGTATACGTCTTTGACGACTATTTTATGGAATGAAGGCCCCTTCTTTTCCAGAGAGCTTTCCAATCAATTTTTTGCCCTTACCAATTCCACTGCCTGCTTTGCTTTTTTATTCTTTTTAAGCTGTTGGATTCTTCGCTTGTCTTTTGCTTCAGGCTCCCCTCTCTCCGAAGTCTCTTCTCCTGAAGCTATTCAATCCAACTAA
- a CDS encoding glutamyl-tRNA reductase, with product MRIGVVGINHKLADLKLREALAKACQRRFGPTSLVQDNHHFILLSTCNRTEVYFSSEDLAITHTYLLSILRHEVAEEFDHKLYSYFGVDCFCHLTRVTSGLDSAIIAETEIQGQVKAAYEGAADCRLLPKELHFLFQKSLGIAKKIRTELQLGRGMPNLEHAILQTGKHFFKTSEPVRVLFVGASEINQKIMGFLKGKNFASMTLCNRSDESARALAGEYNIDLLEWSQLNDWHQYDWIIFGTKSPDYLIKRKDVAKDLAGHKLIMDLCVPRNVEPQLGQDPRITLLNIDQINRLLRIRHRCMTHTLAEAERRVIQATHLHTNRYLHNEQSKITLLAVTA from the coding sequence ATGCGGATAGGTGTAGTCGGTATTAATCACAAATTGGCTGATTTGAAATTGCGGGAAGCTTTAGCAAAGGCTTGTCAAAGGCGGTTTGGCCCTACGTCGCTTGTGCAGGACAACCATCACTTTATTTTACTCTCCACTTGTAACCGCACAGAAGTCTATTTTAGTTCAGAAGATCTAGCGATTACGCATACTTATCTATTAAGCATCTTACGCCACGAGGTAGCCGAAGAATTTGATCATAAACTATACTCTTATTTTGGCGTGGATTGCTTTTGCCATCTGACCCGGGTGACATCAGGATTAGACAGTGCGATTATAGCCGAAACGGAAATTCAAGGGCAGGTCAAGGCGGCGTATGAAGGGGCAGCCGATTGCCGGCTTTTACCGAAAGAATTGCATTTTTTATTTCAAAAATCGCTTGGAATAGCAAAAAAAATTCGAACAGAATTGCAGTTAGGACGTGGCATGCCCAATTTAGAGCATGCCATTTTACAGACAGGAAAGCATTTTTTTAAAACATCAGAGCCCGTCCGTGTTCTATTTGTTGGCGCATCGGAAATTAACCAGAAGATTATGGGATTCTTGAAAGGTAAGAATTTCGCCAGCATGACGCTATGCAACCGATCCGATGAATCCGCCCGGGCGCTGGCCGGCGAATATAACATTGATCTGCTAGAATGGAGTCAATTAAATGATTGGCATCAGTATGATTGGATTATTTTCGGCACAAAATCGCCTGACTATCTCATCAAGCGAAAAGACGTAGCCAAAGATCTTGCCGGGCATAAATTAATCATGGATCTCTGTGTTCCACGAAATGTGGAGCCTCAACTAGGGCAAGACCCGCGCATTACTCTCTTGAATATCGATCAAATTAACCGTCTGCTGAGAATTCGCCACCGTTGCATGACGCATACATTGGCTGAAGCGGAAAGACGTGTCATTCAAGCGACCCATCTGCATACAAACCGTTATTTGCATAACGAGCAATCCAAAATTACCCTTTTAGCTGTAACGGCTTAG
- a CDS encoding RMD1 family protein, with the protein MDCRAYCTASSYQIKSLYESLKSQGASLYRDVIHFPVPGESIGDVFYFSYGATVCWGLTPEKCRFYLNLIKNFEEQPLAIEDVEMDEFTFTFGDVPKIVGDEIILPNRDVLNRLAISHGLAQSVKLGTFENAIRRTFNHTKHIPEDLAKHGRIPLSRQEIRKKMGDLFIERNSINLHLDVLDTPEFFWEYSELEPLYAMTDNYLDIDARVEVLNQRLDVVHELFEMLGNELNHQHSSRLEWTIIWLIIIEVLLSLLRDVFRVI; encoded by the coding sequence ATGGATTGCCGAGCCTATTGCACAGCCTCCTCCTATCAAATCAAATCTTTATATGAAAGTTTAAAGTCGCAAGGGGCTTCGCTTTATCGGGATGTCATCCATTTTCCCGTTCCGGGCGAGTCGATTGGCGATGTGTTTTATTTTTCCTATGGGGCTACTGTTTGCTGGGGGCTCACGCCTGAAAAATGCCGTTTTTATCTCAATTTAATCAAAAATTTTGAAGAACAGCCTTTAGCAATCGAAGATGTGGAAATGGATGAATTCACGTTCACCTTCGGCGATGTCCCCAAAATAGTCGGAGATGAAATCATTCTGCCTAATCGCGATGTGCTCAACCGCTTGGCTATTTCACATGGATTGGCCCAATCAGTCAAATTGGGGACATTCGAGAACGCGATTCGGCGTACGTTCAACCACACCAAGCATATTCCGGAGGACTTGGCAAAGCATGGCCGGATCCCCTTGTCAAGGCAAGAAATCCGCAAGAAAATGGGAGATCTATTTATTGAACGCAATTCCATTAACTTGCATTTAGATGTATTAGATACGCCCGAATTTTTTTGGGAATATTCGGAGCTTGAGCCCCTTTATGCCATGACAGATAATTACTTGGATATCGATGCGCGCGTGGAAGTGTTGAATCAACGCTTAGATGTTGTCCACGAACTCTTTGAAATGCTGGGCAATGAATTAAATCATCAGCACTCAAGCCGTTTGGAATGGACAATCATTTGGTTGATTATCATTGAGGTCTTGCTTTCCCTATTAAGAGATGTGTTTCGGGTTATTTAA
- the hpf gene encoding ribosome hibernation-promoting factor, HPF/YfiA family: MNRKERALEFVNEGYNIKITGRHVEITDPMKDYAIEKISKIERFMNRIIDVTVIMDIQRFDHRVEIILKAGNIKITSQASSQDMYASIDKAVDKLEAQIRRYKSKIQDHHAKGRAIIDMNVNILRRPAEEEELDLEEEVDNATTADQLRPHEIIKQETLPLKTLTYDEAIMKMELSNDAFLIFKNEADQKLKVIYRRKDSNYGIIEPEC; this comes from the coding sequence ATGAATCGCAAAGAAAGAGCCTTAGAATTTGTGAATGAGGGATACAATATCAAGATTACAGGACGCCACGTAGAAATTACGGATCCGATGAAAGATTATGCTATAGAGAAAATTTCTAAGATTGAGCGATTCATGAATCGCATTATTGACGTAACCGTCATTATGGACATTCAACGATTTGACCACCGAGTAGAAATTATCTTAAAAGCCGGAAATATCAAGATTACAAGTCAAGCCTCTAGCCAGGACATGTATGCATCTATTGATAAGGCAGTCGACAAGCTAGAAGCGCAGATTCGCCGGTATAAGTCCAAAATTCAAGATCATCATGCCAAAGGACGGGCAATCATTGACATGAACGTCAATATTCTCCGCCGCCCTGCAGAGGAAGAAGAGCTTGATCTAGAGGAAGAAGTGGATAATGCCACGACTGCCGATCAGCTTCGTCCACATGAAATCATCAAGCAAGAAACGCTTCCCTTAAAAACGTTAACTTATGACGAAGCCATCATGAAGATGGAACTTTCCAACGATGCTTTCTTAATTTTTAAAAATGAAGCAGACCAGAAGTTAAAGGTCATTTATCGCCGCAAAGATAGCAATTACGGCATTATTGAACCAGAGTGTTAA
- a CDS encoding type I restriction enzyme HsdR N-terminal domain-containing protein yields MPDQTTQLFCLLRKKWIAATPEEKIRQNFVLSLTQQLGYPLGCLAMEKSLSQMPHLQHLSQSSLPNRRTDIIVFAQGLHPHYAYYPLLLIECKAVPLNAKVMRQIVGYNRYLQAYFLALVNQNENLFGWYDADLNDFSFRAGVPPYVVLLQQAQSLLQPIPR; encoded by the coding sequence ATGCCTGATCAGACTACCCAACTCTTCTGTCTTTTGCGAAAGAAATGGATTGCAGCTACTCCGGAAGAGAAGATCAGGCAAAACTTCGTTCTTTCTTTAACTCAGCAGTTAGGTTACCCCCTGGGGTGTTTGGCCATGGAGAAATCTCTTAGCCAAATGCCCCATCTGCAGCACCTCTCGCAGAGCTCCCTTCCCAATCGCCGAACAGACATCATTGTATTTGCTCAAGGGCTTCATCCTCATTATGCTTATTATCCGCTTTTGCTCATTGAATGTAAGGCCGTTCCTTTAAACGCCAAGGTTATGCGTCAAATCGTTGGCTATAACCGTTACCTCCAAGCCTATTTCTTAGCCCTTGTCAATCAAAACGAGAATCTTTTCGGCTGGTATGATGCAGACTTAAACGATTTTTCCTTTAGAGCAGGTGTGCCGCCTTATGTCGTCCTCCTTCAACAAGCCCAGTCTCTACTTCAGCCTATACCAAGATAA
- a CDS encoding endonuclease/exonuclease/phosphatase family protein, with translation MPTINMSSLHASLGYSHISLNSQLAISKSQLNEIKSSQFRTHRQAIDERIDQFAQMLLSPWKLSLRLLASVIQPAPGADKERGMLNAVRRASCLAGAFLSLPFALVSLTMGLPLHVYSHVRRPSLSFIDFSHLSQAQPSSNQNELHIRTHNLGFVYEFFGIVGDLRPVKERAHEVAQHLLNDPHQPDMICFQEAFHIDGTRLLCEEIKRVYPYMIHSVAPHGLGLNNGCIIASKYPIKHFSVRLFKNLIGPEGWSPRGLLRATIEKDGKEIAVYSAHLQALLGKERAAARVEQAKHIVRWIKEDRARDPFIPQILVGDFNASKITAWGEINPTEAAFFEEMEKHFTDVFALDHDELGNRTAGSPRFLESDEARMIRPATGIPRAEPAGSWYVGPFAKKNLVLRLKSAWEAFWNGSSDYVPHPAIQKEESVLWGTRKWASGPQTANTARFDGAWVPKDQLGQEGDINSARAEIRRVVTDRQSAPTDHLPMDVVVAL, from the coding sequence ATGCCTACCATTAATATGAGTTCTTTACATGCTTCTTTAGGATATAGTCATATTTCTTTGAATTCTCAATTAGCGATTTCTAAGAGCCAGTTAAATGAAATCAAGAGCTCTCAATTTAGAACGCATAGGCAGGCAATAGATGAGAGAATCGATCAATTTGCTCAAATGCTGTTAAGCCCCTGGAAACTTTCTTTGCGTTTATTGGCTTCAGTTATACAACCGGCTCCTGGCGCAGATAAGGAAAGAGGCATGCTAAATGCCGTACGTCGCGCCAGCTGTTTGGCAGGTGCTTTTTTATCCCTGCCTTTTGCTCTGGTATCTCTAACGATGGGATTGCCGCTGCATGTTTATTCTCATGTGCGTCGTCCAAGCTTATCTTTTATCGATTTCTCGCATCTGTCTCAGGCACAGCCTTCTTCTAATCAAAATGAACTCCATATTCGTACCCATAATTTGGGCTTTGTCTATGAATTTTTTGGCATAGTAGGAGATTTAAGGCCTGTCAAGGAACGGGCGCACGAGGTGGCGCAACATCTCTTAAACGATCCGCACCAACCCGATATGATTTGTTTCCAGGAGGCTTTTCATATCGATGGAACGCGTCTTTTATGCGAGGAGATTAAAAGGGTTTATCCCTATATGATTCATAGCGTAGCTCCTCATGGACTAGGGCTCAACAATGGCTGCATTATTGCAAGCAAATATCCTATTAAGCACTTTAGCGTACGGCTCTTTAAAAATTTAATTGGGCCCGAGGGGTGGTCGCCTCGCGGCTTATTGAGGGCGACGATTGAGAAGGATGGAAAAGAGATAGCGGTCTATAGCGCGCACTTGCAGGCCCTATTAGGTAAAGAAAGGGCGGCGGCTCGCGTAGAACAGGCCAAGCACATCGTCCGCTGGATAAAAGAAGATCGCGCGCGCGATCCTTTCATTCCCCAAATTCTCGTAGGCGATTTCAATGCCTCTAAAATAACCGCATGGGGAGAGATTAATCCGACAGAAGCGGCCTTCTTTGAAGAAATGGAAAAGCATTTTACAGATGTTTTTGCTTTAGACCACGACGAGCTCGGCAACAGGACTGCAGGCTCGCCGCGCTTCTTAGAGAGCGATGAAGCCAGGATGATCCGACCGGCAACTGGTATTCCACGCGCAGAGCCTGCTGGAAGTTGGTATGTCGGCCCGTTCGCGAAAAAAAACCTTGTCTTGCGCTTAAAATCGGCATGGGAAGCGTTTTGGAATGGCTCAAGCGATTATGTTCCCCATCCCGCCATTCAAAAAGAAGAGTCTGTTCTATGGGGAACACGAAAATGGGCAAGCGGGCCGCAAACGGCCAACACAGCGCGCTTTGATGGAGCGTGGGTTCCTAAAGATCAATTGGGACAGGAAGGCGATATCAACTCTGCGCGGGCTGAGATCCGGCGAGTCGTAACGGACCGGCAAAGCGCTCCCACGGACCATTTGCCCATGGATGTCGTGGTTGCTTTATAA
- the recO gene encoding DNA repair protein RecO, whose product MSESFQRTEGIILRTIPFRDYDQILVLFTQDAGLIKLLYKGSRSKKRGVQGICMPLTRVEVIFKEKKGEIFSCQEISLLDSYRPLRQQLSSLEAGCELLQVLYATQWVGKPSPQLYALLKYYLEKIPAIPYPAILTTSFRLKLLKHEGLLTFPLRCSHCQQPLVSQAYSYQSDLFCLQHHVPGSLYLQQKELDVLYKLMDCKTFQDLTQVLLPADFKAKMEIFFKERMQK is encoded by the coding sequence ATGTCAGAGTCGTTTCAGCGCACGGAAGGCATTATTTTGCGCACCATCCCTTTCCGAGATTATGATCAAATTCTCGTTTTATTCACTCAAGATGCTGGGTTAATCAAGCTTCTTTATAAAGGCAGCCGGAGCAAAAAAAGGGGAGTGCAGGGAATTTGCATGCCCTTGACAAGAGTAGAAGTCATTTTTAAAGAAAAAAAGGGAGAAATTTTTAGTTGTCAGGAAATTTCCCTGCTGGACTCGTATCGCCCGCTCCGCCAACAATTATCTTCCTTAGAAGCAGGCTGCGAGCTGTTGCAAGTCCTATATGCTACGCAATGGGTTGGCAAGCCATCTCCTCAGCTTTATGCCTTATTGAAATATTATTTAGAAAAAATCCCCGCTATTCCCTATCCGGCTATATTGACTACAAGTTTTCGCCTGAAGCTCCTTAAGCATGAAGGGCTGTTAACGTTCCCTTTACGCTGCAGCCATTGCCAGCAGCCGCTTGTTTCGCAAGCCTATTCTTATCAGTCCGATCTTTTCTGTCTTCAACATCACGTGCCGGGCTCGCTATATTTACAACAAAAAGAATTAGACGTATTATATAAATTAATGGATTGCAAAACCTTTCAAGATTTAACCCAAGTTCTTCTTCCTGCTGATTTTAAGGCTAAAATGGAGATTTTTTTTAAGGAACGCATGCAAAAATAG
- the asnS gene encoding asparagine--tRNA ligase, protein MRTKIKDLKFPHPGSPSLVGHVINIKGWIRTVRNQKTFAFVEINDGSTLSNFQIVATPDIPGYANWIDQLSTGVSISATGTIVESPGKEQSLEMHATEITIIGKCDPEAYPLQKKRHTFEFLRSIAHLRPRTNTIGAVTRVRNALAFATHQFFQSRGFLYIHTPIITGSDCEGAGKMFRVTTLDPANPPKTPQGKVDYTQDFFGKPAFLTVSGQLNGEIYACALSDIYTFGPTFRAENSNTSRHLAEFWMIEPEMAFADLNDNMDCAEAYLKYVLKYVLDNCQEDMQFFNKHVSTGLIDRLEHVVNTPFERTSYSYAVRILEKADKKFEFPVKWGLDLQSEHERFLAEEFFAKPVILTDYPKQIKAFYMRANDDNKTVAAMDVLVPKVGEIIGGSQREERLSYLEAKLKEFNLPAEEYWWYLELRKYGSVPHSGFGAGFERLVQFTTGMENIRDVIPFPRYPGRADF, encoded by the coding sequence ATGCGTACAAAAATTAAAGACCTCAAATTTCCGCATCCGGGCTCTCCTTCATTGGTCGGGCATGTTATCAACATTAAAGGATGGATACGGACTGTTCGGAACCAAAAAACCTTTGCTTTTGTTGAAATAAATGACGGATCTACTCTGTCTAATTTCCAAATTGTTGCGACTCCCGATATTCCCGGCTATGCCAATTGGATTGATCAGCTTTCAACAGGTGTTTCCATCTCTGCTACGGGAACAATCGTTGAAAGTCCAGGAAAGGAACAATCGCTAGAAATGCATGCGACGGAAATTACAATTATTGGCAAATGCGATCCGGAAGCCTATCCTTTGCAAAAGAAGCGCCATACGTTTGAATTCTTGCGTTCAATTGCCCATCTGCGTCCGCGCACCAATACCATCGGAGCCGTGACCCGTGTGCGCAATGCTTTAGCATTTGCTACGCATCAGTTTTTTCAAAGCCGAGGCTTTCTCTATATCCATACTCCTATTATTACAGGATCTGACTGCGAAGGGGCCGGTAAAATGTTCCGTGTGACAACATTAGATCCCGCCAATCCGCCCAAAACTCCTCAAGGAAAAGTCGATTACACCCAAGATTTTTTTGGCAAGCCAGCCTTTTTGACCGTATCCGGTCAGTTGAATGGCGAGATTTATGCCTGTGCCTTATCGGATATTTACACGTTTGGACCAACTTTCCGCGCTGAAAACTCCAATACCTCACGCCACTTGGCTGAATTTTGGATGATTGAGCCGGAAATGGCTTTTGCCGATTTAAATGATAACATGGACTGCGCTGAAGCGTATTTAAAGTATGTGCTCAAATACGTGCTCGATAATTGCCAAGAGGATATGCAGTTTTTTAACAAACATGTCTCCACCGGATTAATCGATCGCTTGGAGCATGTGGTCAATACACCTTTTGAAAGAACCTCTTATTCCTATGCCGTGCGTATTTTGGAGAAAGCGGATAAAAAGTTTGAATTTCCCGTTAAATGGGGGCTTGACCTGCAGTCCGAACACGAACGCTTCCTTGCGGAAGAATTCTTCGCTAAGCCTGTTATTTTAACAGATTACCCCAAACAAATTAAAGCCTTCTATATGCGTGCCAACGATGATAATAAAACAGTTGCTGCCATGGACGTTTTAGTTCCAAAAGTAGGAGAAATTATCGGAGGCAGCCAGCGTGAAGAGCGCTTGAGCTATTTAGAGGCCAAATTAAAGGAATTTAATTTGCCGGCCGAAGAGTATTGGTGGTATTTAGAATTGCGCAAGTACGGCAGCGTTCCTCATTCTGGATTTGGAGCCGGATTCGAGCGCTTGGTTCAGTTTACAACGGGCATGGAGAATATTCGAGATGTCATTCCTTTCCCCCGTTACCCTGGAAGGGCCGACTTCTAA
- a CDS encoding deoxyribonuclease IV: MTSQEILIGAHTSTSGGLYRALLEGQRIGATTIQFFTSNQKQWKGRAITSEDLALWQKTVAETGLKQLMSHDSYLINLGCPNEENLIKSRLAFQEEIARCCQLELAFLNFHPGAALTGDVQECLDRIIESLLLMEPLLEQGKTRLLLEATAGQGSSVGHRFEQLAYILKAVEHKIPIGVCIDTCHIFVAGYDIRTPEAWDQTLAEFDRVIGLQHLYAFHLNDSLKDVGSRVDRHQPLGEGKIGWECFRFLMSDERTRHLPKYLETPDGPELWAKEIQELKAFVLPTKETLTLAE; the protein is encoded by the coding sequence ATGACTTCTCAAGAGATTTTAATTGGAGCGCATACCTCAACTTCAGGCGGGCTTTACCGTGCTTTGCTGGAAGGGCAGCGGATCGGAGCAACGACAATTCAATTCTTTACCAGCAATCAAAAGCAGTGGAAAGGACGGGCGATAACGAGCGAGGATTTGGCCCTTTGGCAAAAAACCGTGGCTGAAACGGGACTAAAGCAATTAATGAGCCATGACAGCTATTTAATTAATTTGGGATGTCCCAACGAAGAGAATTTAATAAAAAGTCGATTGGCTTTTCAAGAGGAGATAGCCCGTTGCTGTCAACTTGAGTTGGCTTTTCTCAATTTTCATCCAGGTGCGGCACTGACTGGCGATGTACAAGAGTGTTTGGATCGCATTATAGAAAGCCTTCTGCTAATGGAACCTCTTTTAGAGCAAGGCAAGACGCGTTTATTGCTAGAGGCAACTGCCGGGCAAGGCTCTTCTGTCGGGCATCGTTTTGAGCAGTTGGCCTATATTCTCAAAGCTGTTGAACATAAAATTCCGATTGGGGTGTGCATTGATACCTGCCATATTTTCGTTGCCGGTTATGATATCCGGACTCCTGAAGCATGGGATCAAACATTGGCGGAATTTGATCGGGTGATAGGTCTGCAGCATCTTTATGCCTTTCATCTTAATGACTCTTTAAAGGATGTGGGCTCGCGAGTCGATCGGCATCAACCTTTAGGAGAAGGCAAGATTGGATGGGAATGCTTTAGATTTCTCATGTCAGATGAGAGAACCCGCCATTTGCCAAAATACTTAGAAACACCCGATGGACCTGAGTTATGGGCAAAGGAAATCCAAGAATTGAAAGCATTTGTTTTGCCCACAAAAGAAACATTAACGTTAGCGGAGTAA